The following coding sequences are from one Salvia hispanica cultivar TCC Black 2014 chromosome 3, UniMelb_Shisp_WGS_1.0, whole genome shotgun sequence window:
- the LOC125212697 gene encoding cytochrome P450 78A7, whose protein sequence is MSVSMATKDSSWWVLTLPAFVGSKILVDEYLIIAALSILVSLALLSYILSPGGAAWKNNRTRLGPVSIPGPRGLPFLGSLLSLSQGSLAHRTLHSLASSHPSRRLLMAFSLGRTPAVVSSDPQIAKEILTSVNFSDRPVKQSARSLMFSRAIGFAPNGTYWRLLRRIAASHLFAPRRIAAHEPGRCGDAAAMLSGISLDQSRNGAVSVRKHLQKAALSNITGSVFGKRYEGAEAAELEEMVREGFELLSAFNWSDYVPWMTWFYDPHRISARCESLVPRVRKFVSEIIQDHKRERNVSFSGDFVDVLLSLDGDEKLHQDDMIAVLWEMIFRGTDTTALLTEWILAELILHPEIQTKLRREIDHLAAAKGGDLTDADVAGLPYLQGVVKETLRVHPPGPLLSWARLSTSDVQLSNGMVVPAGTTAMVNMWAIANDPTVWENPHEFRPERFVPSMGGADVDVRGGDLRLAPFGAGRRVCPGKNLGMATVAMWVAKLVHRFQWAEDASSPIDLSETLKLACEMKFPLSAVLLERDVPY, encoded by the exons atgtcagtaTCCATGGCAACAAAGGATTCAAGCTGGTGGGTCTTAACCCTTCCCGCTTTCGTGGGCTCCAAAATCCTAGTGGATGAATACTTGATCATCGCCGCCCTCTCCATCTTGGTCTCCCTCGCCCTCCTCTCGTACATCCTCTCCCCCGGCGGCGCGGCCTGGAAAAACAACCGCACCCGCCTGGGCCCCGTCTCCATCCCGGGCCCACGCGGCCTCCCTTTCCTCGGCTCcctcctctccctctcccaAGGCTCCCTCGCCCACCGCACCTTGCACTCCCTCGCCTCCTCCCACCCCTCCCGCCGCCTCCTCATGGCCTTCTCCCTCGGCCGCACCCCCGCCGTCGTCTCCTCCGACCCTCAAATCGCCAAAGAAATCCTCACCTCCGTAAACTTCTCCGACCGCCCGGTCAAGCAGTCCGCCCGCTCCCTCATGTTCTCCCGCGCCATCGGCTTCGCTCCCAACGGCACCTACTGGCGCCTCCTCCGCCGCATCGCCGCCTCGCACCTCTTCGCCCCGCGCCGCATCGCCGCCCACGAGCCCGGCCGCTGCGGTGACGCGGCTGCCATGCTTTCTGGCATCTCTCTTGACCAGTCCCGAAACGGCGCCGTTTCGGTCAGGAAGCATCTCCAGAAGGCCGCCTTGAGCAACATCACCGGCAGCGTGTTCGGCAAGAGGTACGAGGGCGCCGAGGCCGCGGAGCTGGAGGAGATGGTGAGGGAGGGGTTCGAGCTGCTCAGCGCCTTCAACTGGTCCGATTACGTGCCGTGGATGACTTGGTTCTACGATCCTCACCGCATTTCCGCCCGCTGCGAATCCCTCGTGCCACGTGTCAGGAAGTTCGTCTCTGAGATCATCCAAGACCACAAACGAGAACGAAACGTGTCCTTTTCCGGTGATTTCGTTGACGTGTTGCTGTCTTTGGATGGCGATGAGAAGCTCCATCAGGATGACATGATCGCCGTCTTATGG gaAATGATATTCAGAGGAACGGACACTACGGCTTTGCTGACTGAGTGGATACTGGCGGAGCTGATCCTGCACCCGGAAATCCAGACGAAGCTCCGTCGCGAAATCGACCATCTCGCGGCGGCAAAGGGAGGAGACCTGACGGATGCTGACGTGGCGGGCCTCCCGTATCTTCAGGGTGTTGTGAAGGAGACTCTCCGGGTCCACCCGCCTGGCCCGCTTCTGTCCTGGGCCCGCCTCTCCACGTCGGATGTCCAGCTCAGCAACGGGATGGTGGTCCCCGCTGGCACCACAGCTATGGTCAACATGTGGGCCATCGCCAACGATCCCACCGTGTGGGAGAATCCCCACGAGTTCCGCCCCGAGCGCTTCGTGCCCTCCATGGGCGGGGCTGATGTGGACGTGCGTGGCGGGGATCTCAGGCTGGCTCCGTTCGGGGCCGGGAGGAGGGTTTGCCCCGGTAAGAATCTCGGGATGGCGACCGTCGCCATGTGGGTGGCCAAGCTCGTGCACAGGTTCCAGTGGGCCGAGGATGCTTCCTCCCCGATCGATTTGAGCGAGACTCTCAAGCTGGCGTGCGAGATGAAGTTCCCCTTGTCCGCGGTCCTGCTCGAGAGGGACGTtccctattaa
- the LOC125216111 gene encoding heavy metal-associated isoprenylated plant protein 6-like, whose translation MGEQVEKNNEGEKAAAGGGGEGKEGPTTVVLKMELHCQGCAKKVRRSISHLPGVETVKADFDTKKLTVTGNVDPSWLREKVELKTMKKVELISPQPKPDDNKAGEVKKAEDDIGKPKKAVVSTVMMKTKLHCDGCAHKIKRIIIKNFEGVDSVTTDLQKDLIIVIGTMDVNDLVTYLKEKLKRGIEIVPPKKDDSAPAAEKKTEEKGKAKGKEEEKKDKESKIVEESGEKKKEDGGDKKEGESKPVAAPAAETKVETSKMEYHNSYNPETHYAMPMVMYGHEDYDMHRHESGGNMGYYMAGRGGPPLPPPTYLSADANDNMFSDENPNGCSVM comes from the exons ATGGGCgag CAAGTTGAGAAAAACAATGAAGGAGAGAAGGCGGCGGCGGGAGGCGGCGGAGAGGGAAAAGAGGGCCCCACCACGGTGGTGTTGAAGATGGAATTACATTGCCAAGGCTGTGCCAAGAAAGTGAGGCGATCCATCAGCCATTTACCAG GTGTGGAGACGGTGAAGGCCGACTTTGACACCAAGAAATTGACGGTGACGGGAAATGTGGACCCCAGCTGGCTCCGGGAGAAAGTCGAGCTGAAGACCATGAAGAAGGTGGAGCTCATCTCCCCTCAGCCCAAGCCCGACGACAACAAGGCTGGTGAGGTGAAGAAAGCAGAGGATGATATTGGCAAGCCCAAAAAG GCTGTTGTTAGCACTGTGATGATGAAAACAAAGTTGCACTGTGACGGATGCGCGCATAAAATAAAGAGGattataattaagaattttgAAG GTGTTGACTCAGTAACAACTGATCTACAAAAGGATCTGATCATTGTGATCGGAACAATGGACGTAAATGATTTGGTTACATATCTAAAAGAGAAGCTGAAAAGAGGAATTGAGATCGTTCCTCCAAAAAAAGACGACAGCGCCCCTGCCGCAGAGAAAAAGACAGAAGAGAAGGGGAAAGCAAAGggcaaagaagaagaaaagaaagacaaGGAAAGCAAAATCGTGGAAGAAAGtggtgaaaagaaaaaagaggatgGTGGCGACAAAAAAGAAGGCGAATCGAAACCAGTGGCAGCGCCCGCGGCCGAAACTAAGGTGGAGACGAGCAAGATGGAGTATCATAATAGTTACAATCCAGAAACGCACTATGCCATGCCCATGGTGATGTATGGACATGAGGATTATGACATGCATCGTCATGAAAGTGGTGGCAATATGGGCTACTACATGGCCGGGCGGGGCGGGCCTCCTCTGCCGCCGCCTACGTACTTGAGCGCGGATGCGAATGATAACATGTTCAGTGATGAGAACCCAAACGGGTGCTCCGTCATGTAA